The proteins below come from a single Mytilus edulis chromosome 5, xbMytEdul2.2, whole genome shotgun sequence genomic window:
- the LOC139522861 gene encoding uncharacterized protein isoform X2: protein MEGFYKPYTLIELSCTGTVGRNPAGELRWCYRRDDMFNFIGWPNAYNYDRGILVQLGCQNSRTSILRYNVSADYKYTEFRCESGGSFWPCGFSKSIASNITIYRYLVPIQSTTLTSVETTDSVSQQSTSSTSVETRDSTSGDWTSKSEMIKSIGI from the exons ATGGAAGGATTCTATAAACCTTATACATTGATCGAGTTGAGTTGTACGGGAACAGTAGGAAGAAATCCTGCCGGAGAATTAAGGTGGTGTTATAGGAGAGATGATATGTTTAACTTCATTGGTTGGCCAAATGCCTACAACTATGACCGAGGGATATTGGTTCAGCTAGGCTGTCAGAATAGCCGGACGTCCATATTGAGATACAATGTATCTGCTGATTATAAATATACGGAATTCAGATGTGAAAGTGGCGGTTCATTTTGGCCATGTggattttcaaaatcaattgcaTCCAATATTACAATTTACAGGT ATTTGGTTCCAATACAGTCCACTACGTTAACATCAGTAGAGACAACAG ATTCAGTGTCACAACAGTCCACTTCTTCGACGTCTGTCGAAACTAGAG attcAACTTCAGGTGATTGGACGTCAAAAAGTGAAATGATAAAGTCAAtaggtatatga
- the LOC139522861 gene encoding uncharacterized protein isoform X1 codes for MEGFYKPYTLIELSCTGTVGRNPAGELRWCYRRDDMFNFIGWPNAYNYDRGILVQLGCQNSRTSILRYNVSADYKYTEFRCESGGSFWPCGFSKSIASNITIYRYLVPIQSTTLTSVETTDSLLLKSTSLPSAETRDSVSQQSTSSTSVETRDSTSGDWTSKSEMIKSIGI; via the exons ATGGAAGGATTCTATAAACCTTATACATTGATCGAGTTGAGTTGTACGGGAACAGTAGGAAGAAATCCTGCCGGAGAATTAAGGTGGTGTTATAGGAGAGATGATATGTTTAACTTCATTGGTTGGCCAAATGCCTACAACTATGACCGAGGGATATTGGTTCAGCTAGGCTGTCAGAATAGCCGGACGTCCATATTGAGATACAATGTATCTGCTGATTATAAATATACGGAATTCAGATGTGAAAGTGGCGGTTCATTTTGGCCATGTggattttcaaaatcaattgcaTCCAATATTACAATTTACAGGT ATTTGGTTCCAATACAGTCCACTACGTTAACATCAGTAGAGACAACAG ATTCATTGTTACTAAAGTCCACTTCATTACCGTCTGCGGAAACAAGAG ATTCAGTGTCACAACAGTCCACTTCTTCGACGTCTGTCGAAACTAGAG attcAACTTCAGGTGATTGGACGTCAAAAAGTGAAATGATAAAGTCAAtaggtatatga